In a genomic window of Streptococcus oralis subsp. tigurinus:
- the ptsP gene encoding phosphoenolpyruvate--protein phosphotransferase: MTEMLKGIAASDGVAVAKAYLLVQPDLSFETITVEDTNAEEARLDAALKASQDELSVIREKAVGTLGEEAAQVFDAHLMVLADPEMISQIKETIRAKKVNAEAGLKEVTDMFITIFEGMEDNPYMQERAADIRDVTKRVLANLLGKKLPNPASINEEVIVIAHDLTPSDTAQLDKNFVKAFVTNIGGRTSHSAIMARTLEIAAVLGTNNITEIVKDGDILAVNGITGEVIINPTDEQAAEFKAAGEAYAKQKAEWALLKDAQTVTADGKHFELAANIGTPKDVEGVNANGAEAVGLYRTEFLYMDSQDFPTEDEQYEAYKAVLEGMNGKPVVVRTMDIGGDKELPYFDMPHEMNPFLGFRALRISISETGDAMFRTQIRALLRASVHGQLRIMFPMVALLKEFRAAKAVFDEEKANLLAEGVAVADDIQVGIMIEIPAAAMLADQFAKEVDFFSIGTNDLIQYTMAADRMNEQVSYLYQPYNPSILRLINNVIKAAHTEGKWAGMCGEMAGDQKAVPLLVGMGLDEFSMSATSVLRTRSLMKKLDTAKMEEYANRALTECSTMEEVLELQKEYVNFD; the protein is encoded by the coding sequence ATGACAGAAATGCTTAAAGGAATCGCAGCATCTGACGGTGTTGCAGTTGCAAAAGCATATCTACTCGTTCAACCGGATTTGTCATTTGAGACTATTACAGTCGAAGATACAAACGCAGAAGAAGCTCGCCTTGATGCCGCTCTAAAAGCATCACAAGACGAGCTTTCTGTTATTCGTGAGAAAGCAGTAGGTACGCTTGGTGAAGAAGCTGCTCAAGTTTTTGACGCTCACTTAATGGTTCTTGCTGACCCAGAAATGATCAGCCAAATCAAGGAGACAATCCGTGCGAAGAAAGTGAATGCAGAAGCAGGTCTGAAAGAAGTGACAGACATGTTTATCACTATCTTTGAAGGCATGGAAGACAACCCATACATGCAAGAACGTGCAGCGGATATCCGCGACGTGACAAAACGTGTATTGGCAAATCTCCTTGGTAAAAAATTGCCGAACCCAGCTTCTATCAATGAAGAAGTGATCGTGATTGCGCATGACTTGACTCCTTCAGATACAGCTCAATTGGACAAAAACTTTGTAAAAGCTTTTGTAACCAACATTGGTGGACGTACAAGCCACTCAGCTATCATGGCGCGTACACTTGAAATTGCGGCAGTATTGGGTACAAACAACATCACTGAAATTGTTAAAGATGGTGATATCCTTGCTGTTAACGGTATCACTGGTGAAGTGATTATCAACCCAACTGATGAGCAAGCGGCAGAATTCAAGGCTGCTGGTGAAGCTTATGCGAAGCAAAAAGCTGAATGGGCACTTTTGAAAGATGCTCAAACAGTGACTGCTGATGGTAAACACTTTGAATTGGCTGCTAATATCGGTACTCCAAAAGACGTTGAAGGTGTCAATGCCAACGGTGCCGAAGCTGTTGGTCTTTACCGTACAGAGTTCTTGTACATGGATTCTCAAGACTTCCCAACAGAAGACGAGCAGTATGAAGCTTACAAGGCTGTACTTGAAGGAATGAACGGTAAACCTGTTGTTGTTCGTACAATGGATATCGGTGGAGATAAGGAACTTCCTTACTTCGATATGCCTCACGAAATGAACCCATTCCTTGGATTCCGTGCCCTTCGTATCTCTATTTCTGAAACTGGAGATGCAATGTTCCGTACACAAATCCGTGCTCTTCTTCGTGCGTCTGTTCACGGTCAATTGCGTATCATGTTCCCAATGGTTGCGCTTTTGAAAGAATTCCGTGCAGCGAAAGCAGTCTTTGACGAAGAAAAAGCAAATCTTCTTGCTGAAGGTGTTGCAGTTGCGGATGATATCCAAGTTGGTATTATGATTGAGATCCCTGCAGCAGCCATGCTTGCAGACCAATTTGCAAAAGAAGTTGACTTCTTCTCAATTGGTACAAACGACTTGATCCAATACACAATGGCAGCAGACCGTATGAACGAACAAGTTTCATACCTTTACCAACCATACAACCCATCAATCCTACGCTTGATCAACAATGTGATCAAGGCAGCTCACACTGAAGGTAAATGGGCTGGTATGTGTGGTGAGATGGCTGGTGACCAAAAAGCTGTTCCACTTCTTGTCGGAATGGGCTTGGATGAGTTCTCTATGTCAGCAACATCAGTCCTTCGTACACGTAGTTTGATGAAGAAATTGGATACTGCTAAGATGGAAGAGTACGCTAACCGTGCCCTTACAGAATGCTCAACAATGGAAGAAGTTCTTGAACTTCAAAAAGAATACGTTAATTTTGATTAA
- a CDS encoding phosphocarrier protein HPr, which yields MASKDFHVVAETGIHARPATLLVQTASKFASDITLEYKGKSVNLKSIMGVMSLGVGQGADVTISAEGADADDAIAAITETMEKEGLA from the coding sequence ATGGCTTCTAAAGATTTCCACGTAGTGGCAGAAACAGGTATTCACGCACGTCCAGCAACATTGTTGGTTCAAACAGCTAGCAAATTTGCTTCAGATATCACTCTTGAATACAAAGGTAAATCAGTAAACCTTAAATCTATCATGGGTGTTATGAGTCTTGGTGTTGGCCAAGGTGCTGACGTTACAATTTCAGCTGAAGGTGCAGATGCTGACGACGCAATCGCTGCTATCACTGAAACTATGGAAAAAGAAGGATTGGCATAA
- a CDS encoding alpha/beta hydrolase family protein, with the protein MKENDVILKRQSTQIFFKNGDTDFFFNWLLGIGEIFGFSHGELYYLAQRLGNSPKPDDWKNVFLSHVNYLEQEASNSGLSEQTKAQYYLAQTYSLRSAIQFTDPFSEEYLPTVRQMEKVFSSAIHSLGAPIEKLTITYQGSYLPGYYLHSGDNCPTLIMIGGGDTYREDLFYFAGYPGWIRNYNVLMVDLPGQGSNPSRGLVFDVDASIPISLCIDWLENRNPKLNDLAIYGVSGGGYFTAQAVEKDPRIHAWIASTPIYDVAELFRKEFGSSLKAPSWLINAILKFAGNLNESANLNLKKYAWQFGTSDFKSAIDDVFNHAKIVDYQKIQCPCLFIMGKGEGAELQHQTKVIYESLKSKNQQTKLQVFEAESGADAHCQVNNLRLSHNVVFDWLDTLFEWNQSKF; encoded by the coding sequence GTGAAAGAAAATGATGTTATTTTAAAACGGCAATCGACTCAAATATTTTTTAAGAATGGTGATACGGATTTTTTCTTCAATTGGTTGTTAGGAATCGGTGAAATTTTTGGTTTCTCTCATGGAGAGCTTTATTATCTTGCTCAAAGATTGGGGAACTCACCAAAGCCTGATGACTGGAAAAATGTATTTTTATCGCATGTAAACTACCTTGAACAAGAAGCAAGTAATTCAGGGTTGAGTGAACAAACAAAGGCGCAGTATTATCTTGCACAGACCTACTCACTTCGCTCGGCAATCCAATTTACCGATCCATTTTCTGAAGAGTATTTACCGACCGTTCGTCAAATGGAGAAGGTGTTTTCTAGTGCAATTCATTCACTAGGTGCACCGATTGAAAAATTAACTATTACCTATCAGGGTTCTTACTTGCCTGGTTATTATCTTCATAGCGGCGATAATTGCCCAACGCTAATCATGATTGGTGGAGGTGATACTTATCGCGAAGATTTATTTTACTTTGCAGGATATCCTGGATGGATACGAAATTATAATGTTTTAATGGTTGACCTTCCCGGTCAAGGGAGCAATCCTAGTAGAGGGCTGGTCTTTGATGTGGATGCCTCTATTCCAATTTCATTATGCATAGACTGGTTGGAAAATAGAAATCCTAAACTAAATGATTTAGCCATTTATGGTGTCAGCGGAGGGGGATATTTTACCGCACAAGCTGTTGAAAAGGATCCAAGAATTCATGCTTGGATTGCTAGTACCCCTATTTACGACGTTGCAGAACTTTTCAGAAAAGAATTTGGATCAAGTTTGAAAGCACCTAGTTGGTTAATAAATGCCATTTTAAAATTCGCTGGAAATTTGAATGAATCAGCAAATTTGAATCTTAAAAAGTATGCATGGCAGTTTGGTACTTCTGATTTTAAGAGTGCTATTGATGATGTATTTAACCATGCAAAGATTGTGGATTATCAAAAAATTCAATGCCCATGCCTGTTTATCATGGGAAAGGGTGAGGGTGCTGAACTGCAGCATCAAACCAAGGTGATTTATGAATCACTTAAATCTAAAAATCAGCAAACTAAACTTCAAGTATTTGAGGCGGAAAGTGGTGCGGACGCTCATTGCCAAGTCAATAATTTAAGGCTCTCCCATAATGTCGTTTTTGATTGGTTGGATACTTTATTTGAATGGAATCAATCAAAGTTTTAG
- the nrdH gene encoding glutaredoxin-like protein NrdH, with the protein MVTVYSKNNCVQCKMTKRFLDSNNVAYREINLDEQPEYIDQVKELGFSAAPVIQTPTEVFSGFQPGKLKQLA; encoded by the coding sequence ATGGTAACCGTTTATTCTAAAAATAACTGTGTACAATGTAAAATGACTAAACGTTTCTTGGATAGCAACAATGTCGCTTATCGTGAGATCAATCTCGATGAGCAACCAGAGTACATCGATCAAGTTAAAGAGCTTGGTTTCAGCGCTGCTCCTGTCATCCAAACACCAACTGAGGTCTTTTCAGGTTTCCAACCAGGAAAACTAAAACAGTTAGCATAA
- the nrdE gene encoding class 1b ribonucleoside-diphosphate reductase subunit alpha, with protein MGLKHLEDVTYFRLNNEINRPVNGQIMLHKDKEALDAFFKENVVPNTMVFDSITDKINYLIEHNYIETAFLKKYRPEFLEELHQFIKDQNFQFKSFMAAYKFYNQYALKTNDGEYYLESMEDRVFFNALYFADGDEAIATDIANEIIHQRYQPATPSFLNAGRARRGELVSCFLIQVTDDMNSIGRSINSALQLSRIGGGVGISLSNLREAGAPIKGYEGAASGVVPVMKLFEDSFSYSNQLGQRQGAGVVYLNVFHPDIIAFLSTKKENADEKVRVKTLSLGVVVPDKFYELARKNEEMYLFSPYSVELEYGVPFNYIDITEKYDELVANPNIRKTKIKARDLETEISKLQQESGYPYVVNIDTANRANPVDGKIIMSNLCSEILQVQEPSLINDAQEFLQMGTDVSCNLGSTNVVNMMTSPDFGRSIRAMVRALTFVTDSSHIVAVPTIDHGNSLAHTFGLGAMGLHSYLAQQLIEYGSPESIEFTSIYFMLMNYWTLVESNNIARERGITFHNFEKSDYANGSYFDKYVTGEFVPKSDRVKELFKDVFIPSAADWAELREKVQADGLYHQNRLAVAPNGSISYINDVSASIHPITQRIEERQEKKIGKIYYPAAGLSTETIPYYTSAYDMDMRKVIDVYAAATEHVDQGLSLTLFMRSDIPKGLYEWKKENKQTTRDLSILRNYAFNKGIKSIYYVRTFTDDGGEVGANQCESCVI; from the coding sequence ATGGGATTAAAACATCTTGAAGACGTGACTTACTTCCGTCTCAATAACGAAATCAACCGTCCTGTTAATGGACAAATCATGCTTCATAAAGATAAGGAAGCCTTGGATGCTTTCTTTAAAGAAAATGTAGTTCCAAACACTATGGTTTTTGATTCAATCACCGATAAAATCAACTACCTCATTGAACATAACTACATCGAAACTGCATTTCTCAAGAAATACCGTCCAGAGTTTTTGGAAGAATTGCATCAATTCATCAAAGACCAAAACTTCCAATTCAAGTCGTTTATGGCAGCCTATAAGTTTTACAATCAATATGCCTTAAAGACAAACGACGGTGAATATTACCTCGAAAGTATGGAAGACCGTGTCTTCTTTAATGCGCTTTATTTTGCAGACGGGGATGAAGCGATTGCGACTGATATTGCCAATGAAATCATCCACCAACGCTACCAACCAGCTACTCCTTCCTTTTTGAACGCAGGTCGTGCTCGTCGTGGGGAATTGGTATCTTGTTTCTTGATCCAAGTAACTGATGACATGAACTCTATCGGACGTTCTATCAACTCAGCCCTTCAACTTTCACGTATCGGTGGTGGTGTGGGAATTTCCCTCAGCAACCTTCGTGAAGCTGGAGCTCCTATCAAAGGTTATGAAGGTGCTGCTTCTGGTGTCGTACCAGTTATGAAGCTTTTTGAAGACAGCTTCTCTTACTCAAACCAACTCGGGCAACGTCAAGGTGCTGGGGTTGTCTACCTCAACGTCTTTCACCCAGATATCATCGCTTTCCTTTCCACTAAGAAAGAAAATGCCGATGAAAAAGTTCGTGTTAAGACTCTTTCACTTGGTGTTGTAGTACCCGATAAATTCTACGAATTAGCTCGTAAAAATGAAGAAATGTATCTCTTTAGCCCTTACTCTGTAGAGCTTGAATACGGTGTACCGTTCAACTACATCGACATCACTGAAAAATACGATGAATTGGTCGCAAATCCAAATATCCGCAAGACAAAAATCAAGGCGCGTGATTTGGAAACTGAAATCTCTAAATTGCAACAAGAGTCTGGCTATCCTTATGTAGTCAACATCGATACGGCTAACCGTGCGAATCCTGTTGATGGAAAGATTATCATGAGCAACTTGTGTTCTGAAATCCTTCAAGTTCAAGAACCAAGCTTGATCAACGATGCTCAAGAATTCCTTCAAATGGGAACAGACGTCTCATGTAACCTTGGTTCAACCAACGTGGTCAACATGATGACTTCACCTGACTTTGGTCGTTCTATCCGTGCTATGGTTCGTGCTTTGACTTTCGTTACAGATAGTTCGCACATCGTAGCTGTTCCTACAATCGACCACGGAAATAGTTTGGCTCACACCTTTGGTCTTGGGGCCATGGGGCTTCATAGTTACCTTGCACAACAACTCATCGAATACGGATCTCCTGAGTCAATTGAATTTACAAGCATCTACTTTATGCTTATGAACTACTGGACCTTGGTAGAGTCAAACAATATCGCCCGCGAACGTGGTATCACCTTCCACAACTTTGAAAAATCAGACTATGCTAACGGAAGCTACTTCGACAAGTATGTGACAGGCGAATTTGTTCCAAAATCAGACCGTGTTAAAGAACTCTTCAAAGACGTCTTTATCCCAAGTGCTGCTGACTGGGCTGAACTTCGCGAAAAGGTTCAAGCAGATGGTCTTTATCACCAAAACCGTCTAGCTGTTGCTCCAAATGGTTCGATCAGCTACATCAACGATGTTTCTGCATCTATCCACCCGATTACGCAACGTATCGAAGAACGCCAAGAGAAGAAAATCGGTAAGATCTACTATCCTGCTGCAGGTTTGTCAACAGAAACGATTCCTTACTACACTTCTGCCTACGACATGGATATGCGTAAGGTAATCGATGTATACGCGGCTGCAACTGAGCACGTGGATCAAGGACTTTCACTCACCCTCTTCATGCGTAGCGATATTCCAAAAGGTCTTTACGAATGGAAGAAAGAAAACAAACAAACGACACGTGACTTGTCTATCCTTCGTAACTATGCCTTTAACAAGGGTATCAAGTCTATCTACTACGTCCGTACCTTTACAGACGACGGTGGAGAAGTCGGTGCTAACCAATGTGAAAGCTGTGTGATTTAA
- the nrdF gene encoding class 1b ribonucleoside-diphosphate reductase subunit beta: METYYKAINWNAIEDVIDKSTWEKLTEQFWLDTRIPLSNDLDDWRKLSNKEKDLVGKVFGGLTLLDTMQSETGVQALRADIRTPHEEAVFNNIQFMESVHAKSYSSIFSTLNTKAEIEEIFEWTNTNPYLQRKAEIINEIYLNGSPLEKKVASVFLETFLFYSGFFTPLYYLGNNKLANVAEIIKLIIRDESVHGTYIGYKFQLGFNELPEEEQEKLKEWMYDLLYTLYENEEGYTESLYDGVGWTEEVKTFLRYNANKALMNLGQDPLFPDSADDVNPIVMNGISTGTSNHDFFSQVGNGYLLGEVEAMQDEDYNYGLD, translated from the coding sequence ATGGAAACTTACTACAAAGCCATTAACTGGAACGCCATCGAAGATGTCATCGACAAATCAACTTGGGAAAAGCTGACAGAGCAATTCTGGCTCGATACGCGTATCCCCTTGTCAAATGACCTAGACGACTGGAGAAAACTATCAAACAAAGAAAAAGACTTGGTTGGAAAAGTCTTTGGTGGTTTGACCCTTTTGGATACCATGCAATCTGAAACAGGAGTTCAGGCGCTTCGCGCAGACATCCGTACACCGCATGAGGAAGCTGTTTTTAACAACATCCAATTTATGGAATCTGTCCACGCAAAATCTTATTCTTCTATCTTTTCGACCTTGAACACCAAGGCTGAAATCGAAGAAATCTTTGAATGGACCAACACAAATCCCTACCTACAAAGAAAAGCGGAAATTATCAATGAAATCTATCTCAATGGTAGCCCACTAGAAAAGAAGGTTGCCAGCGTCTTCCTTGAAACCTTCCTCTTCTACTCTGGTTTCTTTACACCGCTTTACTATCTCGGTAACAACAAACTGGCCAACGTTGCGGAAATCATCAAACTGATCATTCGTGATGAGTCTGTTCACGGAACTTATATTGGTTACAAATTCCAACTTGGTTTCAATGAATTACCTGAAGAAGAGCAAGAAAAACTTAAAGAATGGATGTACGACCTGCTCTACACTCTCTACGAGAACGAAGAGGGCTATACAGAAAGCCTCTATGACGGTGTTGGCTGGACTGAGGAAGTTAAAACCTTTCTTCGTTACAATGCCAATAAAGCTCTTATGAACCTAGGACAAGATCCACTCTTCCCAGATTCAGCAGATGATGTCAATCCAATCGTTATGAACGGAATTTCAACAGGAACTTCTAACCACGACTTCTTCTCTCAAGTCGGAAATGGTTACCTCCTTGGTGAAGTTGAAGCCATGCAAGACGAGGATTACAACTACGGTTTAGACTAA
- the tnpA gene encoding IS200/IS605 family transposase, which yields MAQKAHSLSHTKWMCKYHIVFTPKYRRKVIYNQYRSSLGEIFHRLCSYKGVEIIEGHLMPDHVHMLVSIPPRISVSSFMGYLKGKSALMMFDKHANLKYKFGNRHFWAEGYYVSTVGLNEATIKKYIQEQEKHDIALDKLSVKEYEDPFRDSGK from the coding sequence ATGGCACAAAAGGCACATAGTTTATCACACACAAAGTGGATGTGTAAATATCACATTGTGTTCACCCCTAAGTATAGACGAAAAGTAATTTATAATCAATATCGAAGCAGTTTGGGAGAAATATTCCATCGATTATGTAGTTATAAAGGTGTTGAGATTATCGAAGGTCACTTAATGCCAGACCATGTACATATGTTAGTCAGTATTCCACCGAGGATAAGTGTTTCAAGTTTCATGGGGTATTTAAAAGGTAAAAGTGCACTCATGATGTTTGACAAACACGCCAACCTCAAGTACAAGTTTGGGAATCGGCATTTCTGGGCAGAAGGTTATTATGTAAGTACAGTAGGGCTTAATGAAGCCACAATTAAGAAATATATTCAAGAACAGGAAAAGCATGATATAGCACTAGATAAATTAAGTGTAAAAGAATATGAGGATCCCTTTAGGGATAGTGGTAAGTAG
- a CDS encoding DeoR/GlpR family DNA-binding transcription regulator, with product MLKQEKLDSILEAVNTKGTITVKEIMESLDVSDMTARRYLQELADKDLLVRVHGGAEKLRTGSLLNNERSNVEKQGLQIAEKQEISRFSGHLIDEGETIFIGPGTTLECFARELPIDNIRVVTNSLPVFLILNERKLTDLILIGGNYRSITGAFVGTLTLQDLANLQFSKAFVSCNGIKDKAIATFSEEEGEVQRIALNNANKKYLLADHSKFNKFDFYTFYNISEIDTIVSDSKLSQETFEDLSKQTTILLSKS from the coding sequence ATGCTAAAGCAAGAAAAACTAGATAGTATTCTAGAAGCAGTAAACACAAAAGGCACTATTACTGTAAAAGAGATTATGGAGAGTCTTGATGTGTCAGATATGACAGCTCGTCGCTACTTACAAGAATTGGCAGATAAGGATTTGCTGGTTCGTGTGCACGGTGGCGCTGAAAAACTTCGTACAGGTTCTCTCTTAAACAACGAACGCTCAAACGTCGAAAAACAAGGCTTGCAGATTGCTGAAAAACAAGAAATCAGTCGTTTTTCTGGTCATTTGATTGACGAAGGTGAAACTATTTTTATCGGGCCAGGAACAACCTTAGAATGTTTTGCTCGTGAGCTCCCTATCGATAATATTCGTGTTGTAACAAACAGCCTTCCTGTTTTTCTCATCCTAAACGAACGAAAACTAACAGATTTGATTTTGATTGGTGGAAATTATCGCTCTATCACTGGAGCTTTTGTGGGAACACTTACCCTGCAGGATTTAGCCAATCTTCAGTTTTCTAAAGCTTTTGTAAGCTGTAATGGTATTAAGGATAAGGCAATTGCTACTTTCAGTGAAGAAGAGGGCGAGGTACAACGAATCGCTCTGAATAATGCCAATAAAAAATACTTACTGGCAGACCACAGCAAGTTTAATAAGTTTGATTTTTACACTTTCTACAATATCTCAGAGATTGATACCATCGTTTCAGATTCCAAACTAAGTCAGGAAACATTTGAAGACCTGTCAAAACAAACAACCATTCTTTTATCAAAATCATAA
- the lacG gene encoding 6-phospho-beta-galactosidase: MSKTLPKDFIFGGATAAYQAEGATNTDGKGPVAWDKYLKDNYWYTAEPASDFYHKYPVDLKLAEEYGVNGIRISIAWSRIFPTGYGKVNAKGVEFYHKLFAECHKRHVEPFVTLHHFDTPEALHSNGDFLNRENIDHFVDYAAFCFEEFPEVNYWTTFNEIGPIGDGQYLVGKFPPGVQYDLAKVFQSHHNMMVSHARAVKLYKDKGYKGEIGVVHALPTKYPLNPDNPADVRAAELEDIIHNKFILDATYLGRYSEETMEGVNHILAVNGGSLDLREEDFAVLEAAKDLNDFLGINYYMSDWMQAFDGETEIIHNGKGEKGSSKYQIKGVGRRVAPDYVPRTDWDWIIYPQGLYDQIMRVKKDYPNYKKIYITENGLGYKDEFVDGTVYDDGRIDYVKKHMEVIADAISDGANVKGYFIWSLMDVFSWSNGYEKRYGLFYVDFETQERYPKKSAHWYKKLAETQLID; encoded by the coding sequence ATGTCAAAAACATTACCAAAAGACTTTATTTTTGGCGGAGCAACAGCAGCCTACCAAGCAGAAGGTGCAACCAATACTGATGGTAAAGGGCCAGTTGCCTGGGATAAATATCTTAAGGACAACTACTGGTACACTGCTGAGCCAGCCAGTGATTTCTATCACAAATACCCAGTTGACCTCAAACTTGCAGAAGAGTATGGTGTCAATGGTATCCGTATTTCAATCGCTTGGTCACGTATCTTTCCAACTGGTTACGGGAAAGTCAATGCCAAGGGAGTTGAGTTCTATCACAAGTTGTTTGCAGAATGTCACAAGCGGCATGTTGAACCTTTCGTGACACTCCATCACTTTGATACACCAGAGGCTCTTCATTCAAACGGAGATTTCCTGAATAGAGAAAACATTGATCACTTTGTGGATTATGCAGCCTTCTGTTTTGAAGAATTTCCAGAAGTAAACTATTGGACAACATTCAATGAAATTGGACCGATAGGAGATGGTCAGTATTTGGTTGGGAAGTTCCCTCCAGGTGTCCAGTACGACCTTGCCAAAGTCTTCCAATCTCATCACAATATGATGGTGTCGCATGCGCGTGCAGTCAAGCTATATAAAGATAAAGGTTATAAAGGTGAAATTGGTGTGGTTCATGCCCTGCCTACTAAGTATCCTCTGAATCCAGATAATCCAGCAGATGTTCGTGCAGCCGAGTTAGAAGATATTATCCATAACAAGTTTATCCTAGATGCGACTTATCTAGGACGATATTCTGAAGAAACCATGGAAGGTGTCAACCATATCCTAGCAGTCAATGGTGGAAGTTTAGATCTGCGTGAAGAAGACTTCGCAGTCCTAGAAGCAGCAAAAGACCTGAATGACTTCCTTGGAATTAACTACTACATGAGTGATTGGATGCAAGCCTTTGATGGCGAAACAGAAATCATTCATAACGGTAAGGGTGAAAAAGGAAGCTCTAAGTATCAGATTAAGGGAGTTGGACGTCGAGTGGCGCCTGACTATGTCCCACGTACGGACTGGGACTGGATTATCTATCCTCAAGGTTTGTATGATCAAATCATGCGCGTGAAGAAAGATTACCCAAATTACAAGAAAATCTACATCACAGAGAATGGTCTCGGATACAAAGATGAGTTTGTGGATGGGACAGTCTACGATGATGGACGGATTGATTATGTTAAGAAACACATGGAAGTGATAGCAGATGCAATCTCCGATGGAGCCAATGTCAAAGGCTATTTTATCTGGTCGCTAATGGATGTCTTTTCTTGGTCAAATGGTTACGAAAAGCGTTACGGCCTCTTCTATGTTGATTTTGAAACCCAGGAGCGCTATCCAAAGAAATCAGCTCACTGGTACAAGAAACTAGCTGAGACACAACTTATTGATTAA